In Arthrobacter sp. SLBN-83, one DNA window encodes the following:
- a CDS encoding FAD-dependent oxidoreductase, with amino-acid sequence MSSSTTVGSAERPLRVAVVGSGPAGVYAADILTKSEAVKSGELTVSIDLFDRYPAPYGLIRYGVAPDHPRIKGIVNALHKVLDRGDIRFFGNVDYGTDLTIEDLRKHYDSVIFATGAIKDADLNIPGVELEGSFGGADFVSWYDGHPDVPREWPLDAKEIAVIGNGNVALDVARVLSKHADDLLVTEIPDNVYAGLKASPVTDVHVFGRRGPAQVKFTPLELRELSHSKDVDIILYPEDFEFDEESDRQIQTNNQTKTMVGTLTNWIAEQPEDLSELKASRRLHLHFLHSPVEIYDDAETPGKVAGIKFERTELDGTGNARGTGEYVDYPVQAVYRAIGYFGSALPDVEFDHKKGVVTNDGGRVLAADGTHVPGLYATGWIKRGPVGLIGHTKGDALETVTYLLEDRENLPVAEAPAEDAVVELLDARGVKFTSWEGWLALDAHELALGAAATEAGGSHGVEVKRERIKVVPRGDMVDISRDGVAAQV; translated from the coding sequence GTGTCATCCAGCACCACCGTAGGATCTGCTGAACGTCCGCTGCGCGTCGCCGTCGTGGGCTCCGGCCCGGCCGGTGTCTATGCCGCCGACATCCTCACCAAGAGCGAAGCCGTCAAGAGCGGCGAGCTGACCGTCAGCATCGACCTCTTTGACCGCTACCCGGCACCCTACGGCCTGATCCGCTACGGCGTGGCCCCCGACCATCCCCGCATCAAGGGAATCGTGAACGCCCTGCACAAGGTGCTGGACCGCGGCGACATCCGCTTCTTCGGCAACGTTGACTACGGCACGGACCTCACCATCGAGGACCTCCGCAAGCACTACGACTCCGTCATCTTCGCCACCGGCGCCATCAAGGACGCGGACCTGAACATCCCCGGCGTCGAGCTGGAGGGCTCCTTCGGCGGCGCCGACTTCGTGTCCTGGTACGACGGCCACCCGGATGTGCCCCGCGAGTGGCCGCTGGACGCCAAGGAGATTGCGGTCATCGGCAACGGCAACGTGGCCCTGGACGTGGCGCGTGTCCTGTCCAAGCACGCCGACGACCTGCTGGTCACCGAAATCCCGGACAACGTCTATGCCGGCCTGAAGGCGTCCCCCGTCACCGACGTGCACGTCTTCGGCCGCCGCGGTCCCGCCCAGGTCAAGTTCACCCCGCTGGAGCTGCGCGAGCTGTCCCACTCCAAGGACGTGGACATCATCCTTTACCCGGAGGACTTCGAGTTCGACGAGGAATCGGACCGCCAGATCCAGACGAACAACCAGACCAAGACCATGGTGGGCACGCTCACCAACTGGATCGCCGAGCAGCCCGAGGACCTCTCCGAGCTCAAGGCATCCCGCCGCCTGCACCTGCACTTCCTGCACAGCCCGGTGGAGATTTACGACGACGCCGAGACGCCGGGCAAGGTGGCAGGCATCAAGTTCGAGCGCACAGAGCTGGACGGGACCGGCAACGCCCGCGGCACCGGCGAGTACGTGGACTACCCGGTCCAGGCCGTGTACCGCGCCATCGGCTACTTCGGATCCGCCCTGCCGGACGTCGAGTTCGACCACAAGAAGGGCGTGGTAACGAACGACGGCGGCCGCGTCCTGGCTGCCGATGGCACCCACGTGCCGGGTCTCTACGCCACGGGCTGGATCAAGCGCGGACCGGTCGGCCTGATCGGCCACACCAAGGGCGACGCCCTTGAGACCGTCACCTACCTGCTCGAGGACCGCGAAAACCTTCCCGTCGCCGAGGCACCCGCCGAGGACGCCGTCGTCGAACTCCTGGACGCCCGCGGCGTGAAGTTCACCAGCTGGGAAGGCTGGCTGGCACTGGATGCCCACGAACTGGCCCTCGGCGCTGCGGCCACGGAGGCCGGCGGCTCGCACGGCGTCGAGGTCAAGCGTGAGCGCATCAAGGTGGTGCCGCGCGGGGACATGGTGGACATCTCCCGTGACGGCGTAGCCGCGCAGGTCTAG